One Pantoea eucalypti genomic region harbors:
- the fis gene encoding DNA-binding transcriptional regulator Fis — MFEQRVNSDVLTVSTVNSQDQVTQKPLRDSVKQALKNYFAQLNGQDVSDLYELVLAEVEQPLLDMVMQYTRGNQTRAALMMGINRGTLRKKLKKYGMN; from the coding sequence ATGTTCGAACAACGCGTAAATTCTGACGTACTGACCGTTTCTACCGTTAACTCACAGGATCAGGTAACTCAAAAACCTTTGCGTGATTCGGTTAAACAGGCACTGAAGAACTATTTTGCTCAACTGAATGGTCAGGATGTGAGCGACCTGTATGAGCTGGTTTTGGCTGAAGTCGAGCAGCCTCTGTTGGACATGGTGATGCAGTATACCCGTGGCAACCAGACCCGTGCTGCCCTGATGATGGGTATCAACCGCGGTACGCTGCGTAAGAAATTGAAAAAATACGGCATGAACTGA
- the dusB gene encoding tRNA dihydrouridine synthase DusB, whose translation MRIGNLQLRNRLIAAPMAGITDRPFRALCHEMGAGMAVSEMLSSNPEVWASDKSRLRMVHSDEPGIRAVQIAGCDPSEMAQAARINVEAGAQVIDINMGCPAKKVNRKMAGSALLQYPTVVESILSAVVNAVNVPVTLKIRTGWDPENRNCVAIAQLAERCGIQALTIHGRTRACLFNGEAEYDSIRTVKQSVSIPIIANGDITDPHKARAVLDYTGADALMIGRAAQGRPWIFREIQHYLDTGELLAPLPMAEVKRLLVSHIRELHDFYGSGKGYRIARKHVSWYLQEHAPNDQFRRTFNAIEDASEQLEALEAYFENLA comes from the coding sequence ATGCGTATTGGAAACCTCCAGCTGAGAAATCGACTGATTGCAGCACCGATGGCCGGTATTACCGACAGGCCGTTCAGGGCGCTGTGTCACGAAATGGGTGCAGGTATGGCAGTTTCTGAGATGTTGTCTTCTAACCCGGAAGTGTGGGCTAGCGACAAATCCCGATTACGCATGGTTCACAGTGATGAGCCAGGCATTCGCGCCGTGCAAATTGCCGGTTGCGATCCCAGTGAAATGGCGCAAGCTGCACGCATTAATGTTGAGGCTGGTGCACAGGTCATCGACATTAATATGGGATGCCCTGCCAAGAAGGTTAACCGCAAAATGGCGGGTTCAGCCTTGCTGCAATATCCCACCGTGGTGGAGTCTATCCTCTCCGCAGTGGTTAATGCAGTGAATGTGCCGGTTACGCTGAAAATTCGTACTGGCTGGGATCCTGAAAACAGGAACTGTGTCGCGATTGCCCAATTGGCTGAACGCTGCGGTATACAGGCTCTGACGATACATGGTCGCACTCGTGCCTGCCTGTTCAACGGAGAAGCTGAATATGACAGCATTCGGACAGTTAAGCAGAGTGTCTCCATTCCGATTATCGCGAATGGAGACATAACTGACCCGCATAAAGCCAGAGCGGTGCTCGACTATACAGGGGCCGATGCTCTGATGATAGGACGCGCTGCTCAGGGAAGACCGTGGATCTTCCGGGAAATCCAGCATTATCTGGACACTGGGGAGTTGCTTGCCCCGCTGCCAATGGCAGAGGTCAAGCGCTTGCTTGTTTCGCATATACGTGAGCTGCACGACTTTTACGGTTCAGGCAAGGGATACCGTATAGCGCGAAAGCACGTCTCCTGGTACCTGCAGGAGCACGCCCCGAATGACCAGTTTCGGCGCACATTCAACGCCATTGAGGATGCCAGCGAACAGCTGGAGGCGTTGGAGGCATACTTCGAAAATCTTGCGTAA
- the prmA gene encoding 50S ribosomal protein L11 methyltransferase: protein MPWIQIKINSSGEHAETLSDALMDIGAVSVTFQDTHDTPVYEPLPGETRLWGDTDVIGLFDAETDMAVITAELEQHPLLGAGFRHRIEQIEDKDWEREWMENFHPMRFGERLWICPSWRDVPDPDAVNVMLDPGLAFGTGTHPTTSLCLTWLDGLDLDGKTVIDFGCGSGILAIAALKLGAAQAIGIDIDPQAIQASRDNAERNGVSDRLSLYLPHQQPDNLQADVVVANILAGPLRELAPLISVLPKSGGHLGLSGVLESQAESVCEAYAGEFTLDPVAVKEEWCRITGIKS, encoded by the coding sequence ATGCCGTGGATTCAAATCAAAATTAACAGCTCAGGTGAACATGCGGAAACGCTGAGCGATGCGCTGATGGACATCGGTGCGGTTTCAGTGACTTTTCAGGATACCCATGACACGCCGGTGTATGAGCCACTGCCAGGCGAAACGCGTCTGTGGGGTGATACTGATGTGATCGGCCTGTTCGATGCTGAAACTGACATGGCTGTCATTACTGCCGAACTGGAGCAGCATCCGCTGCTGGGCGCCGGTTTTCGCCACCGGATCGAGCAGATCGAAGACAAAGACTGGGAGCGCGAATGGATGGAAAACTTCCACCCAATGCGCTTCGGCGAACGTCTCTGGATCTGCCCAAGCTGGCGTGACGTGCCGGATCCCGATGCCGTCAACGTGATGCTTGACCCGGGTCTGGCGTTTGGAACGGGTACCCACCCCACTACCTCACTTTGCCTCACCTGGCTTGACGGTCTGGATCTGGACGGCAAAACAGTGATCGATTTTGGCTGTGGATCGGGGATCCTGGCGATCGCCGCATTGAAGCTGGGTGCAGCTCAGGCAATTGGCATTGATATTGATCCGCAGGCCATTCAGGCCAGCCGGGATAATGCAGAGCGCAACGGCGTCTCTGACCGCCTGTCACTTTATCTGCCCCACCAGCAACCCGACAACCTGCAGGCTGACGTGGTGGTCGCGAATATTCTGGCCGGTCCGCTACGTGAGCTGGCACCGCTGATCAGTGTACTGCCCAAGTCTGGTGGACACCTGGGCCTTTCGGGCGTTCTGGAGAGCCAGGCTGAGAGCGTATGTGAAGCATATGCCGGCGAGTTCACACTCGACCCGGTTGCCGTTAAAGAGGAGTGGTGCCGAATTACCGGGATTAAATCCTGA
- the panF gene encoding sodium/pantothenate symporter, translating to MNSEIILPLLIYLVVIAALSVFAVRKRREGSFLTEYFLGSRSMGGFVLAMTLTTTYISASSFIGGPGAAYKYGLGWVLLAMVQVPAVWLSLGVLGKKFAILARKHNAVTLNDMLYARYQSPLLIWLASLSLLIAFIGAMTVQFIGGARLLETAAGIPYDTGLLIFGGTIALYTAFGGFRASVLNDAMQGIVMLIGTFLLLFAVIHQAGGLSTAVQKLHDIDPALLSPQGPGEIITPTFLSSFVVLVCFGVIGLPHTAVRCISYKDSKAVHRAIILGTIVVVILMLGMHLAGALGRAILPNLTVPDSVIPVLMITVLPPLAAGLFLAAPMAAIMSTINAQLLQASATLIKDLYLRVAPQQLENETRLRLLSGTITFVLGLLLLMAAWNPPDMIIWLNLLAFGGLEAVFLWPLVLGLYWERANAAGAITGMVVGGGCYAFLASLNLQILGFHPIVPSLLLSLLAFLVGNLFGRAPQAVDAPQH from the coding sequence GTGAACAGTGAAATTATCCTGCCATTGCTGATTTATCTTGTCGTCATTGCCGCGCTGTCGGTATTTGCCGTTCGTAAAAGACGTGAAGGCAGTTTCCTGACGGAATACTTCCTTGGCAGCCGCTCCATGGGCGGGTTTGTGCTGGCAATGACGCTTACTACCACCTATATCAGCGCCAGCTCGTTTATTGGTGGCCCCGGTGCTGCCTATAAATATGGGCTGGGATGGGTATTGCTGGCGATGGTACAGGTGCCCGCCGTCTGGCTGTCGTTAGGTGTGCTGGGGAAGAAGTTTGCCATTCTGGCGCGTAAGCATAATGCGGTGACGCTGAATGACATGCTCTACGCCCGCTATCAGAGCCCGCTGCTGATCTGGCTGGCGAGCCTGAGCCTGCTGATCGCCTTTATCGGTGCCATGACAGTGCAGTTTATTGGCGGGGCGCGGCTGCTTGAAACCGCCGCAGGTATCCCCTATGACACCGGTCTGCTGATTTTTGGCGGCACTATCGCGCTTTACACTGCGTTCGGCGGATTCCGTGCCAGCGTGCTGAATGACGCGATGCAAGGCATTGTGATGCTGATTGGCACCTTTCTGCTGCTGTTCGCGGTGATTCATCAGGCTGGCGGCCTGAGCACGGCCGTGCAGAAACTGCATGACATCGATCCTGCTCTGCTGTCGCCGCAGGGGCCAGGCGAAATCATTACACCCACCTTCCTCAGCTCGTTTGTCGTGCTGGTCTGCTTTGGCGTGATTGGCCTGCCGCATACTGCGGTGCGCTGCATCTCATATAAAGACAGCAAAGCCGTACATCGGGCCATTATTCTCGGCACTATTGTGGTGGTGATTCTGATGCTGGGAATGCATCTGGCCGGTGCGCTGGGCCGGGCAATTCTGCCTAACCTGACTGTGCCGGATAGTGTTATTCCTGTCCTGATGATTACCGTACTGCCTCCGTTAGCCGCCGGATTGTTTCTGGCAGCACCGATGGCCGCGATCATGTCGACCATTAATGCCCAGCTGTTACAGGCTTCGGCCACGCTGATTAAAGATCTCTATCTGCGTGTCGCACCGCAACAGCTGGAAAATGAGACGCGGCTGCGACTGTTATCTGGCACCATTACCTTCGTACTGGGTCTCCTGCTGCTGATGGCGGCATGGAATCCACCCGATATGATTATCTGGCTCAACCTGCTGGCATTTGGCGGCCTTGAGGCGGTTTTCCTGTGGCCGCTGGTTCTGGGCCTCTACTGGGAGCGCGCTAATGCCGCTGGGGCCATCACCGGCATGGTGGTGGGGGGAGGCTGCTACGCTTTTCTGGCGAGCCTTAACCTGCAGATACTGGGTTTTCACCCCATCGTGCCCTCACTGCTTTTGAGCCTGCTGGCATTTTTAGTGGGCAACCTGTTTGGACGCGCGCCGCAAGCGGTCGACGCGCCGCAACACTGA
- a CDS encoding YhdT family protein, whose amino-acid sequence MDARFVQAHKEARWSLWLTLLWLAAWGLSAWLGGSEIGVTGLPRWFELSCLFAPLLFIFLCWMMVRVIFRDMPLEDKSEQ is encoded by the coding sequence ATGGACGCTCGTTTTGTACAGGCTCATAAAGAGGCGCGCTGGTCGCTCTGGCTCACGCTGCTCTGGCTCGCGGCCTGGGGGCTCTCTGCCTGGCTGGGTGGCAGTGAAATCGGTGTCACCGGTCTGCCGCGCTGGTTCGAACTCTCCTGCCTGTTTGCTCCCCTGTTGTTCATTTTCCTGTGCTGGATGATGGTGCGGGTCATTTTCCGCGACATGCCGCTGGAGGATAAAAGTGAACAGTGA
- the accC gene encoding acetyl-CoA carboxylase biotin carboxylase subunit: protein MLDKIVIANRGEIALRILRACKELGIKTVAVHSSADRDLKHVLLADETVCIGPAQSVKSYLNIPALISAAEITGAVAIHPGYGFLSENADFAEQVERSGFIFIGPKADTIRLMGDKVSAINAMKKAGVPTVPGSDGSLTDDMDKNRAFAKRIGYPVIIKASGGGGGRGMRVVRSDKDLEQSINMTKAEAKAAFSNDMVYMEKYLENPRHIEIQVLADGQGNAIYLGERDCSMQRRHQKVVEEAPGPGITEEQRRFIGNRCAKACIEIGYRGAGTFEFLYENGEFYFIEMNTRIQVEHPVTEMITGVDLIKEQLRIAAGQPLSIKQEDVIIRGHAVECRINAEDPVTFLPSPGKITRFHAPGGFGVRWESHIYSGYTVPPYYDSMIGKLITYGESRDVAIARMKNALAELIIDGIKTNVELQMKIMSDENFQHGGTNIHYLEKKLGLHEK from the coding sequence ATGCTGGATAAAATTGTTATTGCTAACCGTGGTGAGATCGCACTGCGCATTCTGCGTGCCTGTAAAGAGCTGGGCATTAAGACTGTCGCGGTTCACTCAAGCGCGGATCGTGACCTGAAGCACGTGCTGCTGGCAGACGAAACTGTCTGCATCGGCCCGGCGCAGTCAGTTAAAAGTTACCTCAATATCCCGGCGCTGATCTCTGCTGCAGAGATTACCGGCGCGGTGGCGATTCACCCAGGCTACGGCTTCCTCTCTGAGAATGCCGATTTTGCCGAGCAGGTTGAGCGCTCCGGCTTTATCTTTATCGGTCCGAAAGCAGACACTATTCGCCTGATGGGCGACAAAGTCTCTGCGATCAATGCGATGAAGAAAGCAGGCGTCCCAACCGTACCGGGTTCTGACGGTTCACTGACCGATGATATGGACAAGAACCGTGCCTTTGCTAAGCGCATCGGTTATCCGGTCATCATCAAAGCCTCGGGCGGCGGTGGCGGTCGTGGTATGCGCGTCGTGCGCAGCGACAAAGATCTGGAACAATCCATCAACATGACGAAAGCGGAAGCCAAAGCGGCATTCAGCAACGACATGGTTTACATGGAGAAGTATCTGGAGAATCCACGCCACATCGAGATTCAGGTACTGGCTGATGGTCAGGGCAACGCGATCTATCTGGGCGAACGTGACTGCTCAATGCAGCGTCGTCACCAGAAAGTGGTTGAAGAAGCGCCAGGCCCAGGTATTACTGAGGAACAGCGTCGCTTTATCGGCAATCGCTGTGCTAAAGCCTGTATTGAGATTGGCTATCGTGGCGCAGGTACGTTTGAGTTCCTGTATGAAAACGGTGAGTTCTACTTCATTGAGATGAACACCCGTATTCAGGTGGAACATCCGGTGACCGAGATGATCACCGGTGTTGATCTGATCAAAGAGCAGCTGCGTATCGCCGCAGGCCAGCCGTTGTCGATCAAACAGGAAGATGTGATCATTCGCGGACATGCGGTCGAGTGCCGTATCAACGCCGAAGATCCCGTGACCTTCCTGCCAAGCCCGGGTAAAATTACTCGCTTCCACGCGCCAGGCGGTTTTGGCGTGCGCTGGGAGTCGCATATTTATTCAGGCTATACCGTGCCGCCTTATTACGACTCCATGATCGGTAAGCTGATCACTTACGGCGAATCACGCGACGTGGCCATCGCCCGCATGAAAAATGCACTGGCGGAACTGATCATCGACGGTATCAAAACCAACGTTGAACTGCAGATGAAAATCATGTCCGACGAAAACTTCCAGCACGGTGGAACCAATATCCACTATCTGGAGAAAAAACTCGGCCTGCACGAGAAGTAA
- the accB gene encoding acetyl-CoA carboxylase biotin carboxyl carrier protein, with product MDIRKIKKLIELVEESGISELEISEGEESVRISRAPVNTGYPMMQQAYAAPVQQPALATAVAPVAAAAEAAPAEISGHIVRSPMVGTFYRTPSPDAKAFVEVGQKVNAGDTLCIVEAMKMMNQIEADKSGVVKAILVESGQPVEFDEPLVIIE from the coding sequence ATGGATATTCGTAAAATTAAAAAACTGATCGAACTGGTTGAAGAGTCTGGCATTTCTGAGCTGGAAATCTCTGAAGGTGAAGAGTCCGTTCGCATCAGTCGTGCCCCTGTCAATACGGGTTACCCGATGATGCAGCAGGCTTACGCTGCGCCGGTTCAACAGCCTGCTCTGGCAACCGCTGTAGCCCCTGTTGCAGCGGCTGCCGAAGCGGCACCGGCTGAAATCAGTGGTCACATCGTGCGTTCACCGATGGTAGGGACCTTCTACCGTACGCCGAGCCCGGATGCGAAAGCCTTTGTGGAAGTTGGCCAGAAAGTGAATGCTGGCGATACCTTGTGCATCGTCGAAGCCATGAAAATGATGAACCAGATCGAAGCTGATAAGTCAGGCGTAGTGAAAGCTATCCTGGTTGAAAGCGGTCAGCCGGTCGAATTTGACGAGCCACTGGTTATCATCGAGTAA
- the aroQ gene encoding type II 3-dehydroquinate dehydratase has translation MAHKLHILLLNGPNLNLLGTREPEKYGHTTLSQIVDDLTRQADQLNVELSHLQTNAEFQLIDRIHEAKGNVDYIIINPAAFTHTSVALRDALLAVEIPFIEVHLSNVHAREPFRHHSYLSDVSAGVICGLGADGYTWALQTAVKRLSQSH, from the coding sequence ATGGCGCATAAATTACATATTCTGCTTTTGAACGGGCCCAACCTTAATCTGTTGGGAACACGTGAGCCTGAGAAGTATGGTCATACCACGCTTAGTCAGATCGTGGACGATTTGACGCGTCAGGCAGACCAGCTGAATGTGGAGTTGAGCCACCTGCAGACCAATGCTGAATTTCAGCTGATTGATCGCATTCATGAGGCCAAAGGCAATGTGGATTACATCATCATTAATCCTGCCGCGTTTACCCATACCAGTGTCGCATTACGTGATGCCCTGCTGGCGGTAGAAATACCGTTTATCGAGGTTCATCTCTCTAATGTGCATGCCCGCGAGCCCTTCCGCCATCACTCCTATCTTTCTGATGTTTCTGCTGGCGTGATCTGTGGGCTTGGCGCTGACGGCTACACATGGGCTTTACAAACGGCAGTAAAACGCCTGTCTCAATCTCATTAA
- the msrQ gene encoding protein-methionine-sulfoxide reductase heme-binding subunit MsrQ — protein sequence MVRLSLKQITWLKVILHLAALLPLVYLILAAMQGGLSADPAKDIQHFTGRMALKLLLGTLLVSPLARYGRQPLLIRTRRLLGVWTFVWASLHLLSYYLLELGVDNLRLLGSELISRPYLTLGIISWLILLALAVTSFQRAQRRLGKRWQTLHNAVYLVAILVPIHYIWSVKILSPQPLIYALLAAILLAWRYKKFLKWWSR from the coding sequence GTGGTCCGCCTGTCGCTAAAACAGATCACATGGCTCAAGGTGATCCTGCATCTGGCGGCCCTGTTGCCGCTGGTTTATCTGATTCTGGCCGCAATGCAGGGTGGACTGAGTGCGGATCCGGCAAAAGATATTCAGCATTTTACCGGCCGCATGGCGCTGAAACTGCTGCTGGGGACGCTACTGGTTTCACCGCTGGCACGTTACGGCAGGCAGCCGCTTCTTATCCGCACGCGTCGTCTGCTCGGCGTATGGACCTTTGTCTGGGCGTCCCTTCATCTGCTGAGCTATTACCTGCTGGAGCTGGGCGTGGACAATCTGCGTCTGCTGGGCAGCGAACTGATCTCCCGTCCCTACCTGACGCTGGGTATTATCAGCTGGCTGATATTACTGGCCCTGGCGGTAACCTCTTTCCAGCGCGCTCAGCGCAGACTCGGTAAGCGCTGGCAAACCCTGCACAACGCGGTCTATCTTGTCGCGATCCTTGTGCCGATTCACTATATCTGGTCGGTGAAAATCCTGTCACCCCAGCCACTTATCTATGCCCTTCTTGCTGCGATACTGTTAGCGTGGCGTTACAAAAAATTTCTCAAATGGTGGTCCCGCTAG
- the msrP gene encoding protein-methionine-sulfoxide reductase catalytic subunit MsrP, which yields MKRISHLTEADVTPESIFNLKRRQVLKTLGLSAAAMGMPGVANADILSWFKGNDRPPAPAGRALDFTKPAKYQADLTLTPEDKVSGYNNFYEFGLDKADPAANAGTLKTAPWKLTIDGEVAKPVTLDMDDIFKRFAMEQRIYRMRCVEAWSMVVPWIGFELNKLLSLAEPTSKARFVAFQTLYDPEQMPGQKDRFIGGGLNYPYVEGLRIDEAMHPLTILTTGVYGKALPPQNGAPIRLTVPWKYGFKGIKSIVKITLTDKQPPTTWNQIAADEYGFYANVNPHVNHPRWSQATERFIGPGGSLKVERQPTLLFNGYAEQVASLYRGMDLRENY from the coding sequence ATGAAACGCATATCCCACCTGACCGAAGCCGACGTAACGCCGGAAAGCATTTTTAACCTGAAGCGCCGCCAGGTGCTGAAAACGCTGGGACTGAGCGCGGCGGCAATGGGTATGCCGGGCGTGGCGAATGCCGATATTCTCAGTTGGTTTAAAGGTAATGACCGTCCACCAGCGCCCGCTGGCCGGGCGCTGGACTTTACTAAACCGGCGAAATATCAGGCCGATCTGACCTTAACACCTGAGGATAAAGTCTCTGGCTACAACAACTTCTATGAGTTCGGGCTGGATAAGGCCGATCCGGCTGCCAATGCAGGTACGCTAAAAACTGCCCCCTGGAAGCTGACCATTGATGGCGAAGTGGCTAAGCCTGTGACGCTGGACATGGATGACATCTTTAAGCGGTTTGCTATGGAACAGCGAATCTATCGCATGCGCTGCGTAGAGGCCTGGTCGATGGTCGTGCCCTGGATAGGCTTCGAGCTGAATAAGCTTCTTTCGCTGGCGGAACCCACCAGCAAAGCGCGCTTTGTCGCCTTCCAGACGTTGTACGACCCGGAGCAGATGCCCGGCCAGAAAGATCGCTTTATTGGCGGCGGACTCAACTATCCCTATGTAGAAGGTTTACGCATTGATGAAGCGATGCACCCGCTGACGATACTGACCACCGGTGTCTATGGCAAAGCGTTGCCGCCGCAAAATGGCGCACCGATTCGTCTGACGGTACCGTGGAAATATGGTTTTAAAGGCATCAAGTCGATTGTGAAAATCACGCTGACCGACAAACAGCCGCCAACGACCTGGAATCAGATTGCTGCCGACGAGTATGGCTTTTATGCCAATGTGAATCCCCATGTTAATCACCCTCGCTGGTCGCAGGCGACAGAGCGATTCATTGGCCCTGGCGGCAGTCTGAAGGTCGAACGCCAGCCAACGCTGTTGTTTAACGGTTATGCCGAACAGGTAGCGTCACTCTACCGAGGCATGGATTTACGGGAGAATTACTAG
- the csrD gene encoding RNase E specificity factor CsrD produces the protein MRLTTKLSAFITFLSLLAMSLMLAGCALSVFWFSHQRVEHRAQVLATEVDQAMFTESPAALHGWLTRMMPIMNAEQISLHDGKQTFLTLSRHENQMLEDEPNRFFQVDVPLMHQTGLQLRVVTLDPAKTWLRSITGTYTLGILFTVVLVMSLLLLMMHRWLSRQWRGMENFEARAEAIINGERGIVPDRGADEWPPRASRAMDLLLADLQEAGEQRLRIDTLIRTFAAQDGRTGLNNRLFFDNQLATLLEDQENVGTHGVVMMVRLPDLDTLKDRLEQGLVEEYLFNFVNMLSTFVLRYPGALLARYFRSDFAVLLPHRSLKEANSIADQLINAVDSLPPMRMVNRDDLIHIGISAWHSGQTVPQVIENAEMATRRAALLGGNNWTNGAGNPQDAGRGSVRWRTLLENTLSRGGPRLYHKPTVNIEGKVQHRVMLTRIFDGDKEVLAAEYMPLVQQLGMADAWDRQLMTRIAALSELWPEETLVIPVTITSLLQRPFVVWLQNMLLQCPKAQRKRFLFELAEADVCQHINRLAPVFRALKAFGCRVAVNQAGLTVVSSAYIRQLPLELIKLDAGLVRNIERRTENQLFVQSLLEVCKCTGIQVFATGVRTKAEWQTLVALGVAGGQGDFFASSLPVNSNVKKYSQRYRI, from the coding sequence ATGCGATTAACCACAAAATTATCTGCGTTTATTACCTTTTTAAGTTTGCTGGCAATGTCGTTGATGCTGGCTGGCTGCGCATTAAGTGTTTTCTGGTTCAGCCATCAGCGGGTTGAGCATCGGGCGCAGGTGCTGGCGACGGAGGTCGATCAGGCGATGTTCACTGAGTCGCCTGCAGCGTTGCACGGCTGGCTTACGCGTATGATGCCGATAATGAATGCTGAGCAGATTTCTCTTCACGACGGCAAACAGACTTTTCTCACTCTCTCCCGACACGAAAATCAGATGCTGGAAGACGAGCCCAATCGTTTTTTTCAGGTCGATGTGCCTTTAATGCATCAAACCGGCTTACAGCTGCGGGTCGTTACCCTTGATCCTGCTAAAACCTGGCTACGTTCTATCACCGGAACTTACACGCTGGGCATTCTGTTTACCGTTGTGCTGGTGATGAGTCTGTTGTTGCTGATGATGCATCGCTGGCTTAGTCGGCAGTGGCGCGGCATGGAAAATTTTGAAGCACGGGCAGAGGCGATTATCAACGGTGAGCGTGGAATCGTGCCAGACCGTGGTGCGGATGAGTGGCCTCCCAGGGCGAGCCGTGCCATGGATCTCTTGCTGGCGGATCTGCAGGAAGCGGGCGAACAGCGCCTGCGCATCGACACGCTAATCCGCACCTTTGCCGCACAGGATGGGCGTACCGGTCTTAATAACCGACTTTTCTTTGACAACCAGCTCGCGACTTTGCTGGAGGATCAGGAAAATGTCGGCACTCACGGTGTTGTGATGATGGTGCGTCTGCCCGATCTGGACACACTGAAAGACAGACTGGAGCAGGGGCTGGTCGAGGAGTACCTGTTTAATTTCGTCAACATGCTCTCTACTTTTGTGCTGCGCTACCCTGGCGCTTTACTGGCACGCTATTTCCGCAGTGATTTTGCCGTATTACTGCCGCATCGCAGCCTCAAAGAGGCTAACAGTATTGCTGATCAACTTATTAATGCTGTCGATTCTCTGCCGCCGATGCGCATGGTGAATCGTGATGATCTGATTCACATCGGTATCAGTGCCTGGCACAGCGGACAGACCGTGCCGCAGGTAATTGAAAATGCTGAAATGGCCACCCGACGAGCGGCACTGCTGGGCGGTAACAACTGGACTAACGGTGCTGGAAATCCTCAGGATGCCGGACGTGGAAGTGTGCGCTGGCGAACCTTGCTGGAGAACACACTCAGCCGGGGTGGCCCAAGGCTTTACCACAAACCCACCGTTAATATTGAAGGTAAAGTTCAGCATCGGGTGATGCTGACCCGCATCTTCGATGGCGATAAAGAGGTGCTGGCCGCAGAATATATGCCGCTGGTTCAGCAACTGGGGATGGCTGATGCCTGGGATCGCCAACTGATGACCCGCATTGCCGCACTCTCAGAACTCTGGCCGGAAGAGACGCTGGTCATCCCGGTGACAATAACCTCGCTCCTGCAGCGTCCATTTGTCGTCTGGCTACAGAATATGCTGTTGCAGTGTCCGAAAGCACAAAGAAAACGATTTTTATTTGAACTTGCCGAGGCAGATGTATGTCAACACATCAACCGTTTAGCGCCAGTATTCCGCGCACTTAAAGCCTTTGGCTGCCGGGTTGCCGTCAATCAGGCGGGTCTGACTGTGGTCAGCAGCGCCTATATACGACAGCTGCCGCTGGAACTGATCAAGCTTGATGCGGGTCTGGTCCGTAATATTGAGCGGCGAACAGAAAACCAGCTGTTTGTGCAGAGCCTGCTTGAAGTCTGTAAATGTACTGGCATTCAGGTGTTTGCAACGGGTGTTCGTACAAAGGCGGAGTGGCAGACATTAGTGGCGCTGGGTGTCGCAGGCGGACAGGGAGACTTTTTTGCCTCTTCGCTTCCGGTAAACAGTAACGTGAAGAAATATTCTCAACGTTACCGTATTTAA